A window of the Enterobacteriaceae bacterium 4M9 genome harbors these coding sequences:
- a CDS encoding molybdopterin-dependent oxidoreductase, translated as MDNKITDPLLQSCVSRRRLMKATALGGLASASGAFGLPFIQMAQASSVPHQPEEKVVWSACTVNCGSRCPLRMHIVDGEIKYVETDNTGPDIYGDKHQIRACLRGRSMRRRVYNPDRLKYPMLRTGKRGEGKFKRISWEEAFDLISDNLQRIIKDYGNEAIYLNYGTGALGGTVARSWPPANSPVARLMNCVGGYLNHYGTYSTAQISCAMPYTYGSGDGNSISDIENSTLVVLFGNNPAETRMSGGGITYQLQQARERSNARMIVIDPRYTDTAAGREDEWIPIRPGTDAALVAGLAYVLITENLVDQAFLDKYCVGYDEKTLPPEAPANSHYKAYILGQGADNTAKTPQWASDITGIPADKIIKLAREIGSAKPAYIAQGWGPQRHANGELTARAIAMLPILTGNVGIAGGNTGAREGSYAIPFERMPVLENPVKASISVFLWTDAIERGPQMTATADGVRGKDKLDVPIKFIWNYASNSLVNQHSDINKTHAILQDDKKCEMIVVIDNHMTSSAKYADLLLPDCTASEQMDFCMDGYTSNLGYAIFASQAITPRFECRTVYNMCTEIARRMNVEQQFTEGKTQEEWLRHLYDKTKANNIPDLPSFEAFREQGIFKMMDPRGHFVAHKAFREDPDANPLKTPSGKIEIYSSRLAELASTWQLPEGDVIAALPVYSPGFESHLDPLTNKYPLQMCGFHYKSRVHSTYGNVDVLKAACLQEMWINPIDAHERGINNGDLVSIFNDRGEIRINAKVTPRIIPGVVALGEGAWYAPDANGVDHGGSMNVITTQRPSPLAKGNPQHSNLVDVKKA; from the coding sequence GTGGATAACAAAATTACCGACCCGTTATTGCAGTCTTGCGTCAGCCGTCGTCGGCTGATGAAAGCCACTGCGCTCGGCGGTCTTGCCAGCGCCAGCGGTGCCTTCGGCTTACCTTTCATCCAAATGGCACAAGCCAGTAGTGTTCCCCACCAGCCTGAAGAAAAAGTCGTCTGGAGTGCGTGCACCGTTAACTGCGGCAGCCGTTGCCCGCTGCGGATGCATATTGTCGATGGCGAAATAAAATATGTTGAAACCGATAATACCGGTCCGGATATTTATGGCGACAAGCATCAGATCAGAGCCTGCCTGCGCGGACGTTCCATGCGTCGACGGGTCTATAACCCGGACCGGCTTAAATACCCGATGCTCAGAACCGGCAAGCGCGGTGAAGGGAAATTTAAGCGCATCAGCTGGGAAGAGGCGTTTGATTTAATCAGCGACAACCTACAACGTATTATCAAAGATTACGGCAACGAAGCCATTTATCTAAATTATGGCACCGGCGCATTAGGCGGCACTGTTGCCCGCTCGTGGCCACCGGCTAACTCACCGGTGGCACGCCTGATGAACTGCGTCGGCGGTTACCTTAACCATTACGGCACCTATAGCACCGCGCAAATCAGCTGCGCCATGCCGTACACCTACGGCAGCGGCGACGGCAACAGCATTTCAGATATTGAGAACTCAACGCTGGTGGTGCTGTTTGGCAACAACCCGGCCGAAACGCGCATGAGCGGCGGCGGCATAACCTACCAGCTACAGCAGGCGCGCGAGCGCTCCAACGCGCGCATGATCGTAATCGATCCGCGCTACACCGACACCGCTGCCGGGCGTGAAGACGAGTGGATCCCGATTCGCCCGGGCACCGATGCCGCGCTGGTCGCTGGCCTCGCCTACGTACTGATTACAGAGAATCTGGTCGATCAGGCGTTTCTTGATAAATACTGCGTGGGCTACGACGAGAAAACGCTGCCGCCAGAGGCCCCGGCAAACAGCCACTATAAGGCCTATATTCTCGGCCAGGGCGCAGACAACACGGCAAAAACGCCGCAGTGGGCTTCTGACATTACCGGCATCCCGGCTGACAAAATCATCAAGCTGGCACGGGAAATCGGCAGCGCCAAACCGGCTTATATCGCCCAGGGCTGGGGACCACAGCGCCACGCCAACGGTGAGCTGACCGCTCGCGCTATTGCCATGCTGCCAATTTTAACCGGCAACGTCGGCATTGCTGGCGGCAATACCGGCGCACGCGAAGGCAGCTACGCTATTCCGTTTGAGCGCATGCCGGTACTGGAAAATCCGGTGAAAGCCAGCATTTCGGTGTTCCTGTGGACCGATGCCATTGAGCGCGGGCCGCAAATGACCGCCACCGCTGACGGCGTGCGCGGCAAAGATAAGCTCGATGTGCCGATTAAATTTATCTGGAACTACGCCAGCAACTCGCTCGTCAACCAGCATTCAGACATCAACAAAACCCACGCCATTTTGCAGGACGACAAGAAGTGCGAAATGATTGTGGTGATTGATAACCACATGACCTCGTCGGCGAAATACGCTGACCTGCTGCTGCCGGACTGTACCGCCTCTGAGCAGATGGATTTTTGCATGGATGGCTACACCAGCAACCTCGGTTACGCCATTTTCGCAAGCCAGGCCATCACACCGCGCTTTGAGTGCCGCACGGTTTACAACATGTGTACCGAAATCGCACGGCGTATGAACGTGGAGCAACAGTTCACCGAGGGCAAAACCCAGGAAGAGTGGCTGCGCCATCTGTACGACAAAACCAAAGCCAATAACATCCCGGACTTACCGTCTTTCGAGGCGTTTCGCGAGCAGGGCATTTTCAAAATGATGGACCCGCGCGGCCATTTCGTGGCGCACAAGGCGTTCCGTGAAGACCCGGATGCCAACCCGCTGAAAACGCCGTCCGGCAAAATTGAAATTTACTCTTCACGTCTGGCCGAACTGGCAAGTACCTGGCAGTTACCGGAGGGCGATGTTATCGCAGCACTACCGGTTTACTCCCCGGGCTTTGAAAGCCACCTCGACCCGCTGACAAACAAGTATCCGCTGCAAATGTGCGGCTTCCATTACAAATCGCGCGTGCACTCTACCTACGGCAACGTCGATGTCCTTAAGGCCGCCTGCCTCCAGGAGATGTGGATAAACCCCATTGATGCGCACGAAAGAGGGATTAACAACGGCGATCTGGTGAGCATCTTTAACGATCGTGGCGAGATCCGCATCAACGCCAAAGTCACGCCGCGCATTATTCCGGGCGTGGTGGCACTCGGTGAAGGTGCCTGGTACGCCCCGGATGCTAACGGCGTTGACCACGGCGGCAGCATGAACGTTATCACCACGCAGCGCCCTTCTCCTCTGGCGAAAGGCAACCCGCAGCACAGCAACCTTGTTGATGTGAAGAAAGCATAA
- a CDS encoding FGGY-family carbohydrate kinase, translated as MASYFIGVDVGTGSARAGVFDLTGRMVGQASRAIEMYRPKMDFVEQSSDNIWQSVCNAVRDAVNQAEINPIQVKGIGFDATCSLVVLDKDGKPLTVSPSGRSEQNIVVWMDHRAISQAERINATHHRVLDYVGGIISPEMQTPKLLWLKQHMPNTWANAGYFFDLPDFLTWRATADDTRSLCSTVCKWTYMGHEDSWDKSYFREIGLEDLLEHDAAKIGRYVKMMGEPLGRGLTQRAASELGLIPGVAVSVSIIDAHAGTLGSLGATGVSGEVANFDRRVALIGGTSTGHMAMSPKPRFISGVWGPYYSAILPGYWLNEGGQSATGALIDHVIQSHPCYETLLAQGKANGQTIYEVLNALLRKMAGEPEAIAFLTKDIHILPYFHGNRSPRANPTLTGGITGLKLSRTPEDMALHYLATVQAIALGTRHIIETMNQSGYSIDTIMASGGGTKNPIFVQEHANATGCAMLLPEESEAMLLGSAMMGTVAAGVYETLPEAMAAMSRIGKTVTPQTNSIKRYYDRKYKVFHEMYLDHMKYRALMQEEN; from the coding sequence ATGGCGAGCTATTTTATTGGTGTGGATGTAGGAACAGGCAGCGCACGCGCAGGGGTTTTCGATCTTACCGGTCGCATGGTTGGCCAGGCGTCACGGGCCATTGAGATGTACCGCCCGAAAATGGATTTTGTCGAACAGTCTTCTGACAACATCTGGCAATCGGTGTGCAACGCGGTGCGCGATGCGGTTAACCAGGCCGAAATCAACCCGATTCAGGTCAAAGGCATTGGCTTTGACGCCACCTGTTCGCTGGTGGTGCTGGATAAAGACGGCAAGCCGCTCACCGTCAGCCCCTCCGGGCGCAGCGAGCAAAACATAGTGGTGTGGATGGACCATCGCGCCATCAGCCAGGCCGAGCGCATCAACGCCACGCACCACCGGGTGCTGGACTATGTCGGCGGCATTATTTCACCGGAAATGCAGACGCCGAAGCTGCTGTGGCTCAAGCAGCATATGCCCAACACCTGGGCTAACGCCGGGTATTTCTTCGACCTGCCGGACTTCCTCACCTGGCGCGCCACCGCCGACGACACCCGCTCGTTGTGCTCCACGGTCTGTAAATGGACCTACATGGGCCACGAAGACAGCTGGGATAAAAGCTATTTCCGCGAAATCGGGCTTGAGGACTTGCTTGAGCATGACGCAGCAAAAATTGGTCGCTACGTCAAAATGATGGGCGAGCCGTTGGGCCGTGGCCTGACCCAGCGTGCAGCAAGCGAACTGGGGCTGATTCCGGGCGTGGCGGTGAGCGTGTCGATTATTGATGCCCACGCGGGTACGCTCGGCAGCCTTGGCGCCACGGGGGTTTCCGGTGAAGTGGCGAACTTTGACCGTCGCGTGGCGCTCATTGGTGGCACCTCTACCGGCCACATGGCGATGTCGCCAAAACCGCGCTTTATCAGCGGCGTCTGGGGACCGTATTACTCCGCTATTTTGCCGGGCTACTGGCTCAACGAGGGCGGCCAGTCGGCAACCGGCGCGTTGATTGACCACGTGATTCAGTCGCATCCATGCTATGAAACGCTGCTGGCGCAGGGCAAGGCAAACGGCCAGACCATTTATGAAGTGCTGAACGCGCTGCTGCGCAAAATGGCGGGCGAGCCAGAGGCTATCGCGTTTCTTACCAAAGACATTCACATCCTGCCGTACTTCCACGGCAACCGCTCGCCGCGCGCCAACCCGACGCTGACCGGCGGCATCACCGGGCTTAAGCTCTCGCGCACGCCGGAGGATATGGCGCTGCATTACCTTGCCACCGTACAAGCCATTGCGCTCGGCACGCGCCACATCATTGAGACCATGAACCAGAGTGGCTACAGCATCGACACCATTATGGCGAGCGGCGGCGGCACCAAAAACCCGATTTTCGTGCAGGAGCACGCGAACGCCACCGGTTGCGCCATGCTGCTGCCGGAAGAGAGTGAGGCAATGCTGCTCGGCAGCGCCATGATGGGCACCGTGGCCGCTGGCGTGTACGAGACGCTGCCGGAGGCGATGGCTGCCATGAGCCGTATTGGTAAAACCGTGACGCCGCAGACCAACAGCATCAAGCGCTATTACGACCGCAAATATAAGGTGTTCCACGAAATGTATCTGGACCACATGAAGTACCGGGCGCTGATGCAGGAGGAGAACTGA
- a CDS encoding SIS domain-containing protein yields the protein MMSTWQQAGQAWRVYSEELAQLSQRLDEGLWNALLAKLAGCRGKIAVTGVGTSGVAARKVAHMLACVERPAIYLNATDAAHGDLGFLRADDLIIMISRGGNSDELTRLLPTLAAKGVEIISVTENPHSALAQAASLVVPTGVKREIDPLNMLATTSIVLVLAIFDAACACLMSESGYDRETLLAVHPGGDVGLTLSQEKGK from the coding sequence CTGATGAGCACCTGGCAGCAGGCCGGGCAGGCGTGGCGCGTTTACAGCGAGGAGTTGGCCCAACTGAGCCAGCGGCTGGACGAAGGGCTGTGGAACGCGCTTCTGGCAAAGCTTGCGGGCTGTCGAGGCAAAATTGCCGTCACTGGAGTGGGCACGTCCGGCGTGGCGGCGCGCAAAGTTGCCCATATGCTGGCCTGTGTGGAGCGCCCGGCGATTTACCTTAACGCTACCGATGCCGCCCACGGCGACCTGGGGTTCCTGCGCGCCGATGACCTCATCATCATGATATCCCGCGGCGGCAATTCCGATGAGTTAACGCGGCTGCTGCCAACGCTTGCGGCAAAGGGCGTGGAGATAATCAGCGTCACCGAAAACCCGCACTCGGCCCTTGCCCAGGCCGCAAGCCTGGTAGTACCGACTGGCGTTAAGCGCGAAATCGACCCGCTCAATATGCTGGCAACCACCTCAATTGTGCTGGTGCTGGCGATTTTTGATGCCGCCTGTGCGTGTCTGATGAGTGAAAGCGGTTATGACCGGGAAACCCTGCTGGCGGTACACCCGGGCGGCGATGTGGGGTTGACGCTGAGTCAGGAGAAAGGAAAGTAA
- the dmsB gene encoding dimethylsulfoxide reductase subunit B: MTTQYGFYIDSARCTGCKTCELACKDYKDLTPDVSFRRIYEYAGGTWQQENNVWHHDVFAYYLSIACNHCEDPACTKVCPSGAMHKREDGFVVVNEEVCIGCRYCHMACPYGAPQYDATKGHMTKCDGCYSRVGEGKKPMCVESCPLRALDFGPIDELREKHGTLAEVAPLPAAHFTRPCIVIKPNANSRPTGDKTGSLANPKEV, encoded by the coding sequence ATGACTACGCAGTATGGTTTTTATATTGATTCTGCGCGCTGCACGGGCTGCAAAACCTGTGAGCTTGCATGTAAGGACTACAAAGACTTAACCCCGGATGTGAGCTTTCGCCGCATTTATGAATACGCGGGCGGCACCTGGCAGCAGGAGAACAACGTCTGGCATCACGACGTGTTTGCCTATTACCTGTCTATTGCCTGCAACCATTGCGAAGATCCCGCCTGTACCAAAGTATGCCCCAGCGGAGCAATGCACAAACGTGAGGACGGCTTTGTCGTTGTGAACGAAGAGGTGTGCATCGGCTGTCGCTATTGCCACATGGCCTGCCCGTATGGCGCACCGCAGTACGACGCCACCAAAGGTCACATGACCAAGTGCGACGGCTGCTATTCCCGCGTGGGCGAAGGCAAAAAACCGATGTGCGTGGAGTCCTGCCCGCTCAGGGCGCTGGACTTTGGCCCTATCGACGAACTGCGGGAAAAACACGGCACACTCGCTGAGGTCGCGCCACTACCGGCTGCACATTTCACTCGCCCTTGCATTGTGATTAAGCCCAACGCAAACAGCCGCCCGACCGGTGACAAGACCGGCTCTCTGGCAAACCCGAAGGAGGTGTAA
- a CDS encoding GNAT family N-acetyltransferase, with protein sequence MTRLVPGYQLRAATVADFAPLNHIEQAAARIFPPGFLPAEVLDDKLPFGVLEQARQQNGLWLVQRADGTPVGYVVLESVAGLTLLAQIDVHPAHARQGLGAALVNHALVQVQARGGNEVWLTTFSNVPWNAPFYQKLGFCTVDEATAPDAIRDILREERARGLQQRVAMRWRHP encoded by the coding sequence ATGACCCGTTTAGTACCAGGCTACCAACTGCGCGCTGCCACAGTGGCCGATTTTGCGCCACTTAACCACATTGAGCAGGCGGCCGCGCGCATTTTCCCGCCGGGTTTCCTGCCCGCCGAAGTGCTCGACGATAAGCTGCCCTTTGGCGTGCTGGAGCAGGCCCGCCAGCAGAACGGGCTGTGGCTGGTACAACGCGCTGACGGCACGCCAGTGGGCTATGTGGTGCTGGAGAGCGTTGCGGGGCTGACGCTGCTTGCACAAATCGACGTCCACCCGGCACACGCCCGCCAGGGGCTGGGCGCGGCGCTGGTTAACCATGCGCTCGTGCAGGTGCAGGCGCGTGGCGGCAATGAAGTCTGGCTCACCACGTTTTCAAACGTACCGTGGAACGCGCCGTTTTATCAGAAACTGGGGTTTTGCACGGTGGACGAGGCCACAGCGCCGGACGCCATCCGGGACATTTTGCGTGAAGAGCGCGCCCGCGGGCTGCAACAGCGCGTGGCGATGCGCTGGCGACATCCGTAA
- the gss gene encoding bifunctional glutathionylspermidine amidase/synthase: protein MSTGTSSTDAPFGTLLGYAPGGVAIYSSNYSSLDRNNYPEDASFRSYIGNEYMGYKWQCVEFARRFLFLTYGYVFTDVGMAYEIFSLRFLREVVNDNILPLQAFANGCQRPPVAGALLIWQKGGEFEKTGHVAVVTQLVGNKVRIAEQNVLHHALPPGQQWTRELTLEVKDGRYILHDTFDDTAILGWMIQTEDTRYSEPVPAVPPEELAIHCAHVENKGQFDGKWIDESDSLQKAYVDANGQVINQNPYRYFTISESAEQELIKATNEMHLMYLHATDKVMKDDNLLALFDIPKILWPRLRLSWQRRRHHMITGRMDFCMDERGIKVYEYNADSASCHTEGGLILEQWAKAAYQGSGHNPAEDLLGELVGAWQHSRARPFVHIMQDKDLEENYHAQFMQRALTKAGFESKILYGLDELHWDATGQLIDGDGRLVNCVWKTWAWETVIEQVREVSETEYAAVPIRTGHPHNDVRLIDVLLRPEVLVFEPLWTVIPGNKAILPVLWSLFPNHPYLLDTDFEVTEHLAKTGYAAKPISGRCGSNIDLVSHHNEVLDKSSGKFTDRKTIYQELWCLPKVDGKYLQVCTFTVGGNYGGACLRGDDSLVIKKESDIEPLIVLKDSEFLS, encoded by the coding sequence ATGAGCACAGGAACAAGCAGTACCGACGCCCCGTTTGGCACTTTACTGGGCTACGCGCCAGGCGGCGTGGCCATTTACTCATCTAACTACAGCAGCTTAGATCGCAACAACTACCCTGAAGACGCATCCTTTCGCAGCTATATCGGCAACGAATATATGGGCTACAAATGGCAGTGCGTGGAGTTCGCACGCCGCTTTTTGTTTCTCACCTACGGTTACGTTTTTACCGATGTCGGCATGGCTTATGAAATCTTTTCACTGCGCTTTTTGCGTGAAGTGGTGAACGACAATATTCTGCCATTACAGGCCTTTGCCAACGGCTGCCAGCGCCCGCCGGTTGCGGGTGCATTGCTTATCTGGCAAAAGGGCGGCGAGTTTGAAAAGACCGGCCACGTGGCGGTGGTAACCCAGCTTGTGGGCAACAAAGTGCGTATCGCCGAGCAAAATGTTTTGCACCATGCGCTGCCGCCGGGCCAGCAGTGGACGCGTGAGCTAACGCTTGAGGTTAAAGACGGGCGCTACATTCTTCATGACACCTTTGATGACACCGCAATCCTTGGCTGGATGATCCAGACCGAGGACACGCGCTACAGCGAACCTGTCCCGGCCGTGCCGCCGGAGGAACTGGCTATCCACTGCGCCCACGTTGAGAACAAAGGCCAGTTTGATGGCAAATGGATTGATGAAAGCGACTCGCTGCAAAAGGCTTATGTTGACGCCAACGGCCAGGTAATTAACCAGAACCCATACCGCTATTTCACCATCTCCGAGAGCGCCGAGCAGGAGCTTATTAAGGCCACCAACGAGATGCACCTGATGTACCTGCACGCCACCGATAAGGTGATGAAGGATGACAATCTGCTGGCGCTGTTCGACATCCCGAAAATTCTCTGGCCGCGTCTGCGCCTGTCCTGGCAGCGCCGTCGTCACCACATGATTACCGGGCGCATGGATTTTTGCATGGATGAGCGCGGCATTAAGGTGTACGAGTACAACGCCGATTCCGCTTCCTGCCACACCGAAGGCGGGCTGATTCTGGAGCAATGGGCCAAAGCGGCTTACCAGGGCAGCGGCCATAATCCGGCAGAAGACTTGCTCGGTGAGCTGGTGGGAGCCTGGCAGCACAGCCGCGCACGCCCGTTTGTGCATATCATGCAGGACAAGGATCTGGAGGAGAACTACCACGCGCAATTCATGCAGCGTGCGCTCACCAAAGCCGGTTTTGAGAGCAAGATCCTCTATGGTCTCGACGAGCTGCACTGGGATGCCACCGGGCAGTTAATTGACGGCGATGGCCGCCTGGTTAACTGCGTGTGGAAGACCTGGGCGTGGGAAACGGTAATTGAACAGGTGCGCGAGGTCAGCGAAACCGAGTACGCGGCGGTGCCGATTCGTACCGGCCATCCGCATAATGACGTGCGCCTGATTGACGTGCTGCTGCGCCCGGAAGTGCTGGTGTTTGAGCCGCTGTGGACCGTTATTCCCGGCAACAAAGCCATTTTACCGGTGCTGTGGTCGCTGTTCCCGAACCATCCGTACCTGCTGGATACCGACTTTGAAGTCACCGAGCATCTGGCCAAAACCGGCTACGCAGCCAAACCGATTTCCGGGCGCTGTGGTAGCAACATCGACCTTGTGAGCCATCACAACGAAGTGCTGGATAAGAGCAGCGGCAAGTTCACTGACCGCAAGACTATCTACCAGGAACTATGGTGCCTGCCGAAAGTGGACGGCAAGTATCTGCAGGTGTGCACCTTTACCGTCGGCGGCAACTACGGCGGCGCGTGCCTGCGCGGTGATGACTCGCTGGTGATAAAAAAAGAGAGCGATATTGAGCCGCTTATCGTGCTTAAAGACAGCGAATTCTTGTCTTAA
- a CDS encoding dimethyl sulfoxide reductase anchor subunit, whose amino-acid sequence MGHGWSEWPLIIFTVFGQCVAGGFIVMAAALLTQEGQALRQRILVTMLGLWVAMGLGFVASTLHLGSPLRAFNALNQIGSSALSNEIASGALFFALGGLWWLLSLLNRLPAALDKGWMVLNAILGVVMVWMMARVYSSIETIPTWNSVWTPVHFFLTMLIGGPLFGLLLLRLAGFTCRPRGLAYVVVAAVVVSIVAVMMQTADLAGITTSVKQALALIPNYGAMMATRVVLLAAALAVWLVPHCKGNVASVPALGLALLLAVLAEVLARCVFYGLHMTSGVL is encoded by the coding sequence ATGGGACACGGATGGAGCGAATGGCCGTTAATCATTTTTACTGTGTTTGGGCAGTGCGTGGCAGGCGGGTTCATTGTGATGGCCGCAGCACTCCTGACCCAGGAAGGGCAGGCGCTGCGCCAGCGCATTCTGGTGACCATGCTGGGGCTGTGGGTGGCAATGGGGCTGGGTTTTGTGGCCTCAACCCTGCACCTCGGCTCGCCGCTGCGCGCATTCAACGCCTTAAATCAGATTGGCAGCTCGGCACTCAGTAATGAAATCGCCAGCGGCGCGCTGTTTTTCGCCCTTGGCGGTCTGTGGTGGCTGCTCAGTCTGCTCAACCGCCTGCCCGCCGCGCTCGATAAAGGCTGGATGGTGCTGAATGCCATACTCGGCGTGGTGATGGTGTGGATGATGGCACGCGTCTACAGCAGCATTGAGACCATCCCGACCTGGAACTCGGTCTGGACCCCGGTGCACTTTTTCCTGACGATGTTGATTGGCGGCCCACTGTTTGGCCTGCTGTTGCTGCGCCTGGCCGGGTTTACCTGTCGCCCACGTGGGCTGGCGTATGTGGTCGTTGCCGCTGTGGTGGTGAGCATTGTGGCCGTGATGATGCAAACGGCAGACCTTGCGGGCATCACGACTTCGGTCAAGCAGGCGCTGGCGCTTATCCCGAATTACGGCGCCATGATGGCAACACGCGTTGTACTGCTGGCGGCGGCGCTCGCCGTGTGGCTGGTGCCACACTGTAAAGGCAACGTCGCCAGTGTCCCGGCGCTTGGCCTTGCGCTGCTGCTGGCGGTGCTGGCCGAGGTGCTTGCCCGCTGTGTGTTCTACGGCCTGCACATGACTTCAGGCGTGTTGTAA
- a CDS encoding DUF2628 domain-containing protein produces MDTSHSKQYSAKWQERFAFFDKNGSPGTPQYKAELKALPFGKRVLINSNIIAFFFGFIYFFVLGLWRKNLVLVAIAIGVALVLGIIEGMMGAPLPRGVDMGVNIALGLMWSTTANYAYYLKEVKGLNGWNPFEGIGKS; encoded by the coding sequence ATGGATACCTCTCACAGCAAGCAGTACTCAGCGAAATGGCAGGAGCGCTTTGCGTTCTTTGATAAAAACGGCTCACCGGGTACGCCCCAGTACAAAGCCGAACTGAAAGCATTACCTTTTGGCAAACGCGTGCTCATTAACAGCAATATCATCGCGTTTTTCTTCGGTTTTATTTACTTCTTCGTCTTAGGGCTGTGGCGTAAAAACCTGGTACTGGTTGCTATTGCAATCGGCGTCGCTCTGGTGCTGGGTATCATTGAAGGCATGATGGGCGCGCCGCTACCGCGTGGCGTCGATATGGGTGTGAACATCGCCCTGGGGCTAATGTGGAGCACGACCGCCAACTACGCCTATTACCTCAAAGAAGTGAAAGGCTTAAACGGCTGGAACCCGTTTGAAGGCATCGGTAAATCCTGA
- a CDS encoding RidA family protein yields the protein MTTSKTYSQLPRAAGPYVHAVRHHDTLYVSGLTAANTDVQAGNLEEQANEVLRQIAAILSHEQRSQVDLIKLTIFLRDISQLENIRGLLLKFFAGHFPACTMVEVSGLIQPDLLIEVEAVIALA from the coding sequence TTGACTACCAGTAAAACCTATTCGCAGCTGCCGCGTGCTGCGGGGCCATATGTTCACGCCGTGCGCCATCACGATACGCTGTACGTTTCCGGGCTGACGGCGGCGAACACCGACGTGCAGGCGGGCAACCTCGAAGAACAGGCAAACGAAGTGCTGCGCCAGATTGCCGCTATTCTCTCTCACGAGCAACGCAGCCAGGTGGACTTGATTAAACTCACCATTTTCCTGCGTGATATCAGCCAGCTGGAGAACATCCGTGGGCTGCTGCTGAAATTCTTTGCCGGGCATTTCCCTGCCTGCACCATGGTGGAAGTGTCAGGTCTTATTCAGCCGGATTTGCTGATTGAGGTTGAAGCGGTGATTGCGCTGGCGTAA